One region of Kangiella marina genomic DNA includes:
- the lpxB gene encoding lipid-A-disaccharide synthase, with product MSSVKPIQRIAIVAGEASGDILGAGLISELRKKYPNAVFEGIAGPLMQKEGCASLYPMESLSVMGLMPILKKLPELLKMRADLARYWIDTKPDLFIGIDAPEFNIGLEQKLKRNGIRTVHYVSPSVWAWRPKRIHKIKKAVDLMLCLFPFEQKIYQHHAIDNFCVGHPLADDVPLESDKQVAREALGIEPDGSLICLMPGSRGSEMKLLGPDFIDAAVLLKQFFPKLRFVAPMANNKRRVQFQSQLTEAEAKHGGLPPITLVDGQSRTVMAAADYIVMASGTATLEAMLIKRPTVVAYKVGPISYRVFKRLLAIDTFAIPNLLSKKLLLPELIQEDCTPDNLFAEVRAWIGDKDNNGGQRWQEVHQAFLEWHQALKKDANVYAANSIEHWWSENGIRQQGVLENG from the coding sequence ATGTCTTCTGTGAAACCCATTCAACGCATTGCTATTGTCGCCGGAGAAGCCTCCGGCGATATTCTAGGTGCAGGCCTAATTTCTGAGTTAAGAAAAAAGTATCCTAATGCCGTTTTTGAAGGTATCGCTGGCCCTTTAATGCAGAAAGAAGGCTGCGCGAGCCTTTACCCCATGGAGTCTTTATCGGTCATGGGGCTGATGCCAATCCTAAAAAAACTACCAGAATTGCTGAAAATGCGTGCAGATTTGGCTCGTTATTGGATTGATACCAAGCCTGATTTGTTTATCGGTATTGATGCCCCCGAGTTTAATATTGGCTTAGAGCAAAAGTTGAAGCGTAACGGCATCAGAACGGTGCATTACGTCAGTCCTTCAGTTTGGGCATGGCGTCCTAAGCGTATCCATAAAATAAAGAAAGCGGTTGATTTAATGTTGTGCCTCTTTCCTTTCGAGCAAAAGATTTATCAGCACCATGCCATTGATAACTTTTGCGTGGGGCACCCACTAGCCGATGACGTGCCACTTGAATCAGATAAACAGGTTGCCAGAGAGGCTTTAGGTATCGAACCTGACGGTTCATTGATATGTTTGATGCCGGGCAGTCGAGGCTCTGAGATGAAGCTGTTAGGGCCTGACTTCATTGATGCAGCCGTATTACTCAAGCAGTTTTTCCCTAAGCTCCGTTTTGTTGCGCCAATGGCGAATAACAAACGTCGAGTGCAGTTTCAAAGTCAGCTTACTGAGGCCGAGGCTAAGCATGGAGGGTTACCGCCTATCACATTAGTGGATGGTCAGTCGCGGACGGTTATGGCAGCGGCGGATTACATTGTGATGGCTTCCGGAACAGCAACGTTAGAGGCTATGCTAATAAAGCGACCAACGGTGGTGGCTTATAAAGTCGGCCCTATCAGTTATCGAGTGTTTAAGAGGTTGCTTGCTATCGACACTTTTGCCATTCCTAACCTATTGTCGAAAAAACTGTTATTGCCTGAGTTAATTCAAGAAGACTGTACGCCCGATAATCTCTTTGCTGAAGTTCGAGCCTGGATAGGAGATAAAGACAATAATGGCGGCCAGCGCTGGCAGGAAGTTCACCAAGCGTTTCTAGAGTGGCACCAAGCGTTGAAAAAAGATGCCAACGTGTACGCCGCTAACTCGATTGAGCACTGGTGGTCAGAAAACGGTATTAGACAGCAGGGGGTACTCGAGAATGGATAA
- the rnhB gene encoding ribonuclease HII, translating into MDNSLNQRPLLVAGVDEVGRGPLAGPVVAAAVILDPSKPIEGLADSKKLTEKRRESLALEIKEKALAWSICRADVEEIDKINILQASLLAMKRSVESLSHQPELALIDGNHCPKLDCAMEAIIKGDSKEPAISAASILAKVARDNEMVEMEEKYPGYGFAKHKGYPTKQHREAIIKLGITDIHRKSYAPVQQQLNL; encoded by the coding sequence ATGGATAACTCCTTGAATCAGAGACCTTTACTGGTCGCCGGAGTTGATGAGGTTGGCCGCGGGCCATTAGCTGGGCCAGTAGTCGCAGCCGCGGTTATTCTTGATCCAAGCAAGCCTATTGAAGGTTTGGCTGATTCAAAAAAACTCACAGAAAAGCGCCGTGAATCACTGGCACTAGAGATTAAAGAAAAAGCATTGGCTTGGTCGATTTGCCGAGCTGATGTCGAAGAGATTGATAAAATCAACATCTTACAGGCCAGCTTGTTGGCCATGAAACGGAGTGTTGAAAGTCTCTCGCACCAACCTGAGTTAGCGCTGATTGATGGCAACCATTGTCCTAAGTTGGACTGCGCCATGGAGGCCATAATCAAGGGCGACAGTAAAGAGCCTGCGATCAGTGCGGCGTCTATCTTGGCGAAGGTGGCGCGCGACAATGAAATGGTTGAGATGGAAGAAAAATACCCGGGTTACGGTTTTGCCAAGCACAAGGGCTACCCAACCAAGCAGCACCGAGAAGCTATTATTAAGCTGGGGATTACGGACATCCACAGAAAATCCTACGCTCCAGTACAACAGCAGCTGAATTTATGA
- the dnaE gene encoding DNA polymerase III subunit alpha: MAPRFVHLKVHTEYSMVDSLVRVKPLLADCVERQVPAIAMTDQMNMCGLVKFYSTAVKSGVKPIAGADLLVEDPEDEDSYFRVTALCMNTDGYLNLKYIISRAYLKNQQRGLPLVKKEWLAELNGGLIILSGAKEGDIGKAVLAGKMDKAAEFLGFWNHHFSNRFYLELQRTGRPYENEYIHQVIGLAQGSSTPVVATNDVRFLLKEDFDAHEARVCINQGRVLADPRRPRDYSEQQYLRTEDEMVELFDDIPEAIENTVEIAKRCNMDLRLGEYFLPEFPIPDGLTIDQYFEQVSKDGLEERLDHLYDRNADNFAEIRKPYDERLQIELDVINSMGFPGYFLIVGDFIQWSKDNGVPVGPGRGSGAGSLVAYAMKITDLDPLEFDLLFERFLNPERVSMPDFDVDFCMEGRDRVIDYVAERYGRNSVSQIITFGTMAAKAVIRDVGRVLSHPYGFVDKIAKLIPFEVGMTLEKAYEQEPELPRMYEEDEDFREVWDLARKLEGVKRNAGKHAGGVVIAPADLEEFAPLYCDETGANVVTQFDKDDVESAGLVKFDFLGLRTLTIIDWALETTNSILQKRGEAPVDITKIDTEDPEVFKLLQSANTTAVFQLESRGMKDLIKRLKPNRFEDIIALVALFRPGPLQSGMVDDFIRRKHGLDKVSYPHPDYQHEWLQDTLEPTYGIILYQEQVMQIAQVLAGYSLGGADILRRAMGKKKAEEMEKQRSIFKEGAERNGVDGDLAMKIFDLVEKFAGYGFNKSHSAAYALVAYQTAWLKTHHPASFMAAVMSSDMDNTDKVVTYVEDAEMQGITITPPDVNKGQYRFSVDEEGRIVYGIGAIKGVGEGAIESIVNEREANGPYDDLFDFCSRVDLKKANRRVLESLIRAGALDQLGPNRATLMASLDEAIKAAEQFNKSQEVGQDDLFGSVVATTASEQHQYVRVRPWTDEQVLQGEKDTLGLYLTGHPIDRYVPEIQQMSVTRLRDLQPTGRGRTARVAGLIIAMRVMTTKRGDKMGILTIDDKSGRCDVTVYAETFERYRDVLTKDSVVVIDGEARHDDYSGGTSVSANSVLSFEQAREQYCKKIVITVSDTIIGPDTMTELHEKLNQHKDGSCPVVVNLQYQQAKLSADYKLAPEWAVQPADALVFALKHIPGCVEAKVEY, from the coding sequence ATGGCACCTCGCTTTGTTCATTTAAAAGTTCATACTGAATACTCTATGGTGGATAGCTTAGTCAGGGTAAAGCCTCTGCTAGCTGACTGTGTTGAGCGTCAGGTTCCGGCGATCGCCATGACGGATCAAATGAACATGTGTGGCTTGGTTAAGTTTTACTCCACAGCGGTTAAGTCTGGGGTTAAGCCGATTGCTGGCGCTGATCTATTAGTCGAAGATCCAGAAGACGAAGATAGTTACTTTCGGGTAACTGCTCTGTGCATGAACACCGACGGATACTTAAACCTTAAGTACATCATTTCGCGTGCCTATTTAAAGAACCAACAACGAGGTTTGCCGCTAGTTAAGAAAGAATGGCTGGCTGAGTTGAATGGCGGTCTCATCATTCTTTCTGGAGCGAAAGAAGGGGATATCGGTAAAGCCGTCTTAGCTGGAAAAATGGACAAGGCAGCTGAATTCCTAGGTTTTTGGAACCACCACTTCTCGAATCGTTTCTACTTAGAGTTACAAAGAACGGGGCGCCCCTACGAAAACGAATATATTCATCAAGTCATTGGTTTAGCCCAAGGCTCCAGTACGCCAGTTGTTGCGACCAATGATGTCCGCTTTTTATTAAAAGAAGACTTCGACGCTCACGAAGCTCGAGTATGCATTAACCAAGGTCGTGTGCTTGCCGATCCGAGACGTCCCCGGGATTACTCGGAGCAGCAATATCTCCGCACTGAAGATGAGATGGTTGAGCTCTTTGATGATATTCCAGAAGCGATTGAAAACACGGTGGAAATTGCTAAGCGATGTAACATGGACTTACGCCTTGGAGAGTATTTCTTACCGGAGTTCCCAATCCCTGATGGCTTGACCATTGATCAGTATTTTGAGCAAGTATCAAAGGATGGCTTAGAAGAACGACTGGATCATTTATATGATCGCAACGCGGATAATTTCGCTGAAATCCGTAAGCCCTATGATGAGCGCCTACAAATTGAATTAGACGTCATTAACTCTATGGGCTTCCCCGGATACTTTTTGATCGTTGGTGACTTTATTCAGTGGTCAAAAGATAACGGTGTGCCAGTAGGCCCCGGTCGTGGTTCTGGTGCGGGCTCATTAGTCGCGTACGCGATGAAAATTACTGACCTTGATCCGCTCGAATTCGACCTCCTTTTTGAGAGATTCTTGAATCCAGAGCGGGTTTCGATGCCTGACTTTGACGTCGACTTCTGTATGGAAGGGCGTGATCGTGTGATTGATTATGTGGCAGAGCGCTACGGCCGTAACAGTGTATCGCAGATTATTACGTTCGGTACCATGGCGGCGAAAGCGGTGATTCGAGATGTGGGGCGTGTATTAAGTCATCCTTATGGGTTTGTCGATAAGATCGCCAAGCTTATTCCGTTTGAAGTCGGTATGACGCTGGAAAAGGCCTACGAGCAAGAGCCTGAACTGCCACGGATGTACGAGGAAGACGAAGACTTCCGTGAAGTTTGGGATTTGGCGCGTAAGTTAGAAGGCGTCAAGCGTAACGCTGGTAAGCACGCCGGTGGTGTGGTCATTGCGCCAGCTGACTTGGAAGAGTTTGCGCCACTGTATTGTGATGAAACCGGAGCTAACGTCGTTACCCAGTTTGATAAGGATGATGTTGAAAGCGCAGGCCTTGTTAAGTTTGACTTCCTGGGTTTGCGAACGCTGACTATTATCGACTGGGCGCTGGAAACGACCAATTCGATTTTACAGAAAAGAGGCGAAGCGCCGGTCGACATTACTAAGATCGATACTGAAGATCCAGAAGTCTTTAAGTTATTGCAGTCGGCTAATACTACCGCGGTTTTCCAGCTGGAATCTCGCGGCATGAAAGATTTGATTAAGCGATTAAAGCCGAACCGTTTTGAAGATATTATCGCTTTGGTGGCTTTGTTCCGTCCCGGCCCACTTCAGTCGGGCATGGTTGATGACTTTATTCGACGTAAGCACGGTTTGGATAAAGTCTCTTATCCTCATCCGGATTATCAGCACGAGTGGCTACAAGACACGCTTGAACCGACGTATGGCATTATTCTCTACCAGGAGCAGGTAATGCAGATTGCGCAGGTCTTAGCGGGTTACTCGCTGGGCGGCGCGGATATTTTGCGTCGTGCGATGGGTAAGAAAAAAGCTGAGGAGATGGAGAAGCAGCGTAGCATCTTTAAAGAAGGCGCTGAGAGAAATGGTGTCGATGGCGACTTAGCCATGAAGATTTTTGACTTGGTTGAAAAATTCGCAGGCTACGGTTTTAACAAGTCGCACTCAGCCGCTTATGCACTTGTCGCTTACCAAACAGCGTGGCTTAAAACGCACCATCCAGCTTCCTTCATGGCGGCTGTAATGTCGTCGGATATGGATAACACTGATAAGGTGGTGACTTATGTGGAAGATGCCGAAATGCAAGGTATCACCATTACGCCACCCGACGTCAACAAAGGACAGTACCGCTTCTCCGTCGATGAAGAAGGGCGTATCGTTTATGGTATCGGCGCGATTAAAGGTGTTGGTGAAGGCGCAATTGAAAGCATCGTTAACGAGCGTGAGGCCAACGGTCCTTATGACGATCTATTCGACTTCTGTAGTCGCGTCGATCTGAAAAAAGCTAATCGTCGTGTTTTAGAATCTCTTATTCGTGCGGGTGCCTTGGATCAGCTGGGGCCAAACCGTGCCACATTGATGGCGTCGCTTGACGAAGCGATTAAAGCCGCTGAACAATTCAATAAAAGCCAAGAAGTCGGGCAAGACGACTTGTTTGGTAGTGTTGTCGCGACAACGGCCAGCGAGCAGCATCAGTATGTACGCGTTCGCCCATGGACTGACGAGCAGGTGTTACAGGGCGAAAAGGACACACTAGGCCTCTATTTAACAGGCCATCCGATTGACCGCTACGTGCCAGAAATTCAGCAGATGAGCGTGACTCGCCTACGTGATTTACAACCCACAGGGCGAGGCCGAACAGCGAGAGTTGCGGGCCTGATCATTGCTATGCGCGTGATGACGACGAAGCGCGGTGACAAGATGGGCATTTTGACTATCGACGATAAATCGGGCAGATGTGATGTTACTGTATACGCTGAGACTTTTGAGCGTTATCGAGACGTACTAACCAAAGACAGCGTGGTAGTGATTGATGGTGAAGCCCGCCATGATGATTATTCTGGTGGCACAAGTGTTAGCGCCAACAGCGTCCTATCCTTTGAGCAAGCCCGTGAGCAGTACTGCAAAAAAATCGTCATAACCGTTTCCGATACCATTATTGGCCCAGACACCATGACCGAGTTGCATGAAAAGCTTAATCAGCACAAAGATGGAAGTTGTCCAGTCGTGGTCAACTTACAGTATCAGCAAGCCAAGTTATCCGCGGACTATAAGCTTGCCCCAGAGTGGGCGGTGCAGCCAGCCGACGCACTGGTGTTCGCATTGAAGCATATACCGGGATGTGTTGAGGCGAAGGTGGAGTATTAA
- a CDS encoding ankyrin repeat domain-containing protein, which yields MKSYMLVIFLFLYAGVLDAKESERTLEKLGYSSTIESFERAIKRDDLEALKIYIDSGIVDTFRKEKKNPIGTLAFHGSREAFKLWLDYFNPPSGAYAYEKTMWFFIGIGKEKHAILLSEYIEDPNYTFDYGMSLLLTASQQGMMTVVQKLVELGASPNASDDFGNIAATLAIRNDNLETYKFLIKNTDFSKVTELSVKSLLGSIMRNRNFNVEALRFLFGTSNIPLTNANYNILIRSERQIGNQSTEAYQLIEDAFKFVKETW from the coding sequence ATGAAGAGCTATATGCTTGTTATCTTTTTATTTCTTTACGCCGGAGTATTAGACGCTAAGGAATCAGAAAGGACGTTAGAAAAACTTGGTTACTCTAGTACTATCGAGTCATTCGAACGAGCAATTAAAAGAGATGATCTAGAAGCGCTTAAAATTTATATTGACTCAGGCATCGTAGATACATTCAGAAAGGAAAAGAAGAATCCCATTGGCACATTAGCTTTTCATGGTAGCCGGGAAGCTTTCAAGCTGTGGCTTGATTACTTTAATCCGCCTTCTGGCGCTTACGCTTATGAGAAAACGATGTGGTTTTTTATTGGTATAGGAAAGGAAAAGCATGCCATATTATTATCAGAATATATTGAAGACCCTAACTATACTTTTGATTACGGGATGTCGCTTTTATTAACTGCTTCGCAGCAAGGGATGATGACAGTTGTACAAAAACTAGTTGAGCTTGGTGCCTCTCCAAATGCTTCTGATGATTTTGGTAATATTGCTGCTACTTTAGCCATTAGAAATGATAATTTAGAAACTTATAAATTTTTAATTAAAAATACAGACTTTTCAAAAGTTACTGAACTTTCTGTAAAATCGCTTTTAGGTTCTATTATGCGAAATAGAAATTTTAATGTTGAAGCATTAAGGTTTCTCTTTGGCACTTCTAATATTCCGTTAACAAATGCAAACTATAACATTCTTATAAGAAGCGAAAGACAAATAGGCAATCAAAGCACAGAAGCTTATCAGCTAATTGAAGATGCATTTAAGTTTGTAAAAGAAACTTGGTGA
- a CDS encoding MAPEG family protein produces MDTNLLLYPMLAHVLWVAFLYVLLTVVRAPAVWGFIQSKRASWAEVEPRISANLSNQFEWPLFFYVVCVLLVSQGGVVEPLQVWLAWVFVAGRLVHSFVQILTNNIRFRGLIFTINFLAVLAMWAVMLI; encoded by the coding sequence GTGGATACTAACTTATTACTTTACCCAATGCTTGCTCACGTTCTGTGGGTGGCATTTCTCTATGTATTGCTTACGGTGGTGCGTGCGCCTGCGGTATGGGGATTTATTCAGTCTAAGAGGGCGTCGTGGGCTGAGGTTGAGCCGCGTATTAGTGCGAATTTGTCGAATCAGTTTGAGTGGCCGTTATTCTTTTATGTGGTGTGCGTGCTATTAGTGAGTCAGGGAGGCGTGGTTGAGCCTCTGCAGGTTTGGTTGGCTTGGGTGTTTGTTGCTGGGCGATTGGTTCATAGTTTTGTACAGATACTGACGAACAATATTCGCTTTAGAGGACTTATTTTTACTATTAACTTCTTAGCAGTTCTAGCTATGTGGGCTGTTATGTTGATTTAG
- a CDS encoding helix-turn-helix domain-containing protein — translation MIVRKLRLRNGWSQEQLAEMTGLSVRTIQRIERGQPASLESQKALAAVFEVDIATFQPPESSPEKPQEQQIKEPVMNTADNNPSKQTDSKELPTEEVSKEEAEAMEYVKGIKDFYSHLLIYVIFCVIFIFTGKITEMYIPWAAWTFGLIMHGLQAFEVINIININWEKKMVEKRLKKKL, via the coding sequence ATGATTGTAAGAAAACTACGATTACGTAACGGATGGTCACAAGAACAACTCGCCGAAATGACAGGACTGAGCGTCCGCACCATTCAGCGTATTGAACGCGGCCAACCCGCCAGCCTTGAAAGTCAAAAAGCCCTCGCCGCTGTGTTTGAAGTGGATATCGCCACGTTTCAACCTCCTGAGTCATCACCAGAAAAACCTCAGGAACAGCAAATCAAGGAGCCCGTAATGAACACAGCCGACAACAACCCAAGCAAGCAAACTGACTCGAAAGAACTGCCTACCGAAGAAGTCTCGAAAGAAGAAGCCGAAGCCATGGAGTACGTCAAAGGCATCAAAGACTTTTACTCACACTTACTGATATACGTCATCTTTTGTGTCATCTTTATTTTCACCGGAAAAATAACAGAAATGTATATCCCATGGGCAGCATGGACATTCGGCCTAATCATGCATGGCCTACAAGCCTTCGAAGTCATCAACATCATCAACATCAACTGGGAAAAGAAGATGGTCGAAAAGCGATTGAAGAAAAAGTTGTAA
- a CDS encoding methylated-DNA--[protein]-cysteine S-methyltransferase yields MTLDYQPIYYQKVDCPFGAAHLYATNTHLKALLFKPWGKVLDSELTHQSNAILENTRSQLAEYFQGQRTCFDIPLQSTGTDFQQKVWRILTTIPFGQTWNYGQLAQAIGNKNASRAVGAANGKNPISIIVPCHRVIGANGTLTGYAGGLAAKEWLLKHEGVL; encoded by the coding sequence AAAAGTGGACTGCCCATTCGGGGCCGCGCATCTTTACGCAACCAATACGCACCTAAAGGCGCTATTGTTTAAGCCGTGGGGAAAAGTTCTCGACTCTGAACTGACCCACCAATCAAACGCGATACTGGAAAACACAAGATCCCAGCTTGCAGAATATTTTCAAGGCCAACGAACTTGCTTCGACATACCACTGCAATCAACCGGCACGGATTTTCAGCAAAAAGTCTGGCGCATACTAACCACTATCCCCTTTGGGCAGACTTGGAACTATGGTCAACTGGCACAAGCTATCGGTAATAAAAATGCTAGCCGAGCTGTGGGTGCTGCCAATGGTAAAAACCCTATTTCCATTATTGTGCCTTGCCATCGCGTTATTGGCGCCAATGGCACTCTGACTGGCTATGCCGGCGGACTCGCAGCCAAAGAATGGTTACTCAAGCATGAAGGCGTGCTATAA